GTATTATCTTGACAAAACAAAAGAAGCCGGCTTTAATCAGATCGTGGTAGATGTGCGCCCTATTTATGGTGATGTGCTGTATAAGAAAACGAAGCGCATGAAGCAGCTGAAACGGGTGAGGAATGTTTCAAGGAATGTGAAGTGGGATTATCTCCAGGTTTTTATTGATGAATCCAAAAAGAGAGGACTGAAGGTAAGTGTTTCTACCACATTGTTTCCTGCTGGTGATCCGTCCAGCAGGAGAGGGCCTGCCTATGAAGATCCTTACTGGGCAAAGCGTACAGCCATTCAGAACACGCCGCAGGGATTAACGGATATCAAGGATGATGTTACCAAAGTGGCCGCCTTTATTAATCCGTTGCTACCCGAAGCGCAGGAGTATGCGTTGGGCTTTATCAGAGAGCTGGTGACCAATTATGATTTTGAGGGCTATGTTTTAGATTATTGCCGCTACTCAGATGTGGAAACAGACTTCTCTGATTTTACCCGTAAGAAGTTTGAAGCCTATATCGGGCGGCAGGTACCGAATTTCCCGCAGGATATATTTTCCTGGGAGAAAACAGCAGATGGTTATGCCAGAAAGGATGGTCCTTTTGCAAAACAGTGGTTTGAGTTCCGGTCTATGGTGATCCACGATTTCATTAAAAGAACAAAGGAAGAAATTAAAGCGATCAAGCCGCAGGTGAAGCTGGAGTATTGGTCTGCCTCCTGGTATGGTTCTATGTATGAGAAGGGGCAGAACTGGGCAAGTGAGCAGTATGATGCCTCCAAAGATTATAGCTGGGCTACGCCTGCGTATATGAAAAGCGGCTTTGCCGAGCAACTGGATGTTTTTATGAATGGTGTATACCTGGAGAGGGCTTACGGTATCAACGATCCTGAATCAATTGAATATGGCCTTGCGAGAGGCAACAGGTTGATCAACGGGGCGTGTGCGGTATACGGCAGCATTTACGCGAATAACTTTTCGCATATTGAAGATGATATTGATCTTTGTCTGAATCAATCTGAAGGGCTGGTGGTATTTGATATTGTGCAGGTGATTGACCACAATTTGTGGGATAGACTGAAGCGTGGTA
The Chitinophaga sp. MM2321 DNA segment above includes these coding regions:
- a CDS encoding alpha amylase family protein; amino-acid sequence: MLWLLLCLLPLKEDKHTTKEQTPTVTDTVKAEKPKYLWFDAEANFERFSNRDSIRYYLDKTKEAGFNQIVVDVRPIYGDVLYKKTKRMKQLKRVRNVSRNVKWDYLQVFIDESKKRGLKVSVSTTLFPAGDPSSRRGPAYEDPYWAKRTAIQNTPQGLTDIKDDVTKVAAFINPLLPEAQEYALGFIRELVTNYDFEGYVLDYCRYSDVETDFSDFTRKKFEAYIGRQVPNFPQDIFSWEKTADGYARKDGPFAKQWFEFRSMVIHDFIKRTKEEIKAIKPQVKLEYWSASWYGSMYEKGQNWASEQYDASKDYSWATPAYMKSGFAEQLDVFMNGVYLERAYGINDPESIEYGLARGNRLINGACAVYGSIYANNFSHIEDDIDLCLNQSEGLVVFDIVQVIDHNLWDRLKRGIDKAEALQR